GATGTCGTACTTTCCGGGTTTTTCAGCAGCATAGGCATCTACTACAATCATGAAGTTACTCCTGAAATGGAGACCAGAGCGAGGGAAGTTCTTGAGTTTCTTGAGATCTCCCACCTTGCAGACAGGCTGATGTCCGAACTCTCCTCAGGGGAAGCCAGGAGGGTACTTATAGGGAGAGCTCTTGTGCACGACCCTGAAGCCCTTATTTTAGATGAGCCAACAACCAGCCTTGACCTGAGAGCTCTCCACAGCTTCCGTGAAAGCGTCCGGAAAATTGCAGATTCAGGAAAAAGTGTTATCCTTGTCACACATGCCCTTGAAGATATTATTCCTGAAATTAACCGTGTGATCCTTATAAAAGATGGAAAAATCCTCAAAGACGGAAAAAAAGATGAAGTACTGACAGATGCCAACCTCTCAGAACTTTTCTCCCTTCCAGTAAAAGTTCTGGAAAAAGGGGATTACTATCAGGCTTTCATCTGATGGAAATTCTTCTGCAGGCAGAGTCATGTTTCCGCGACTAGTAAACTGAGTCATAGAATCTGTCTGCAAAGTGTAAAAACCGTTTCAATCCGCTCGGCAATCGTAGCAACAAATTTAACGAGATATATTTAATTCCTTATCCGGATACTTTAAGTCAATTAGTCTTACATGACTTACCAGGTGATTAAGGAATAGTTTCCTCTTTTCAATCACACTATCCCGAGAAGTTTCCTGAGGTCAAAAACGTGCCATGTTTCTTTTCCCATGATTTTCAGCACAAGCCCTTCGGCTCCTGCCAGAGGGTGGTACTCTTTTGTCAGGGTTTTTATCAGGAAGACTTGCCCGAACCGTTGGGCCCTATGATTGCCACGTGTTCTCCTTTCTCTCTTGAAAGATATACGGAGTCGAGGATCTTTTTCCCTCTCCTGACAACCGTAACGGCTCATATGTTTTCAACTCATATATCCGGCTTATATTTTTTCGGTTCATTAGTTTCCAGCTCATATGTTTTCGGCTTATATATTTCCGGTTAACATCAGTGATATTTCTGGATTTTTCGGGATTGTTAAATTTTTTGCCGGAGAGTTCCTTTTGGTTTAAGCTCCCCTTTTTAAACTTTTCTATCTCTCAGATAGTCCTTTTATCTTACATAAAATTCTGAATAGAAAAAAGCTTTAAAGTCTTTATTTAGTGAAAAAAATATATATTTTAGCCAGCTTAGTTTATGTATTGGATATCATGTCTAAATTTTAACTATAAACGAGATTGAAAGCCATTAATTATCTCTTTTTTATAATATTTCTCAAAAATATCTGCCAAATTAATATTTTACTGTTTAATTGCTCATTTAAGTTTATTTATGTCTTTATTTCGTATTTGGCAGCTTATAAACACTTTAAATATTATTAATCATCTTTACTCTTTCTTTACTAAAATTTCTAAGTCTCTATCTTAGTTTCTTATGTTTATATAACCCTAAAAAATAGAGTCGCATCTACTGAAAAACAGAAGGGTATTTTAGGGAGGACTTTTGTTGGAAGTTAGTTACACTAGGAATTCATTCTGGACGTATCTGTACGATATTCGTTTTATCATCCTTTTTTATGTGATAGGGGACTGGGCGTCTACCTTTTACGCACTGCCATTCGGTACGGAATATAACCCTGTTCCTGCAATGATTCTGGAAAATTACGGAATTTACCATCTACTGCTCATAAAATTCGCATTCATTCTTCTGCTCTTTTACGTAGCTCCAATAATTAAGGCATCAAAAGGGCGGTGGGAGCTTACAAAACGAATAATCGAATCCGTAGGCATTCTTGTCACTATAAATAACCTCATGGTGGTCTGGTACGGAAGCAGTCTTATAGAGTCTCTCGGGCTGATCTGACCCTTTCATCAATGGCAACAGTTCCTTCTAGCAGCTCTTCCGACAGCTCCTTTAATAGTTGTCTCCCAGTCCCTTTAAAAGTCCCTTTAAAAGTCCCTTTAAAAGTCCCTTTAAAAATCCCTTTAAAAATCCTTTTAAAAATCCTTTTAATTCTCTCTTACAGCCCTTTAAAAGTCCTTCTTACAGTCCTTAAAAATTCCTCCAATAGCTCCTCTTTTACCACTCTAATATCTTTTTCTGCGGCAGACCTCTCTACTCTGTTATTTGCCTGGTTTTTGCATACACAAAGCAGTCATAATACTCCTGCCCTATCCTGTGGATCTTTTTTGCTATGCCTTCTTTTTCGTATCCGCATTTCACTGCAATCTTCTCGCTTGCAGTGTTCCTTACATCCATCAGGATAGTTATTCTCTGCAGTTTCAGTTCGTCAAAACCGAT
This window of the Methanosarcina mazei S-6 genome carries:
- a CDS encoding ABC transporter ATP-binding protein produces the protein MTRQIISPGKNDSSFLLELKNVNVIRSGKKILDSVSLSIEQGEHVAIIGPNGSGKSSLIKTFTKEYHPLASVDGLVLNIMGKGTWNVFELRKLLGIVSGDLQQTYCREVSVLDVVLSGFFSSIGIYYNHEVTPEMETRAREVLEFLEISHLADRLMSELSSGEARRVLIGRALVHDPEALILDEPTTSLDLRALHSFRESVRKIADSGKSVILVTHALEDIIPEINRVILIKDGKILKDGKKDEVLTDANLSELFSLPVKVLEKGDYYQAFI